Proteins encoded by one window of Mycobacteriales bacterium:
- a CDS encoding acyl-CoA dehydrogenase family protein, whose protein sequence is MDFRLGQNSDELRARTAAFLDKNLTREVLERCYVTGTNHDAEFAKALAEEGLLALDWAPELGGGGRDSRDLVGYREELQRRNAPWYAIGTTMTVAHVIALMGTQEQRDIIVPRALRGEIVIALGFTEPENGSDAAAAKTRAERSGDGWRINGSKMFTTNAHIADYVFMLARTNPEAPKHRGLTTFLVPLAQDGVEVQEVRTMSGERTNITFYKDVYVEDAWRIGDVDGGWNVMAAAFMHEHSAAFVGEQIRLVEAFEAWARDAEDDDGRPRVDDPAVREQIGRSHTEIEVSLLLQRRAVTAGLNDFSSHGRGSMAKLFSTERLEAQADRTLELVGPNGLRAWGDPTTLQGGEIEYAVRNAKGTTIYAGTSEIQRNIIAQHVLGLPRPY, encoded by the coding sequence ATGGACTTCCGACTGGGCCAGAACAGCGACGAGCTGCGAGCTCGGACCGCCGCGTTCCTCGACAAGAACCTCACCCGTGAGGTGCTCGAGCGCTGCTACGTGACGGGCACCAATCACGACGCCGAGTTCGCGAAGGCGCTGGCCGAGGAGGGCCTGCTGGCCCTCGACTGGGCGCCGGAGCTTGGTGGGGGCGGGCGCGACTCGCGCGACCTCGTCGGCTACCGCGAGGAGCTGCAACGCCGTAACGCTCCCTGGTACGCCATCGGCACCACGATGACGGTCGCCCACGTGATCGCGCTGATGGGCACGCAGGAACAGCGCGACATCATCGTGCCGCGCGCGCTGCGGGGCGAGATCGTGATCGCGCTCGGGTTCACCGAGCCCGAGAACGGGTCCGACGCGGCCGCCGCCAAGACCCGCGCCGAGCGCTCCGGTGACGGATGGCGAATCAACGGTTCGAAGATGTTCACGACCAACGCGCACATCGCGGACTACGTCTTCATGCTGGCCCGCACGAACCCCGAGGCGCCGAAGCACCGCGGGCTGACGACGTTTCTGGTCCCGCTCGCGCAGGACGGCGTCGAGGTGCAGGAAGTCCGCACCATGTCCGGCGAGCGCACCAACATCACGTTCTACAAGGACGTGTACGTCGAGGACGCTTGGCGGATCGGCGACGTCGACGGTGGCTGGAACGTCATGGCCGCCGCGTTCATGCACGAGCACTCCGCGGCCTTCGTCGGCGAGCAGATCCGGTTGGTGGAGGCCTTCGAGGCCTGGGCACGCGACGCCGAGGACGACGACGGCCGGCCGCGTGTCGACGACCCCGCGGTGCGCGAGCAGATCGGCCGCTCCCACACCGAGATCGAGGTGTCGCTGCTCCTTCAGCGCCGGGCGGTGACCGCCGGCCTGAACGACTTCAGCTCGCACGGCCGCGGATCGATGGCGAAGCTGTTCAGCACCGAGCGCCTCGAAGCACAGGCCGATCGCACGTTGGAGCTCGTCGGTCCCAACGGCCTGCGGGCGTGGGGTGATCCGACGACGTTGCAGGGCGGGGAGATCGAGTACGCCGTACGCAACGCCAAGGGCACGACGATCTACGCCGGCACGAGCGAGATCCAGCGCAACATCATCGCCCAGCACGTCCTCGGGCTGCCCCGCCCCTACTAG
- a CDS encoding acyl-CoA dehydrogenase, producing the protein MDVNPTSEQRHLVEAFAALYADASPTEVVRAAEPLGHSPQLWQRLLDTGAVEMALPESAGGGGATLLDLALVAEQHGRYVAPAPLVEAQVTARLLARLGDAAADLVEAVHSGRLISLAVRAPRHDRAELVPAGAVADAVVVRRGDDLILVPTEGRASAVATLGCQPVADVTLAAADRVIASGDAAVAAYQVALDEWRVLTAAALTGLAARALEIGVGYVLERKAFDRTLGSFQGVAHPLADRASEVDGSELLVHQAAWAQVEEPQRFPKLAAMALGFAAETARDTSYYALHFHGGYGFMLEYPIQLYYRRARSWAAVLESPQASFRRVGDLQLAAG; encoded by the coding sequence ATGGACGTCAACCCGACCAGCGAGCAGCGGCACCTCGTCGAGGCCTTCGCGGCGTTGTACGCCGACGCCTCACCGACGGAGGTGGTCCGGGCGGCGGAGCCGCTGGGTCATTCGCCACAGTTGTGGCAACGGTTGCTCGACACCGGTGCGGTGGAGATGGCGTTGCCCGAGTCCGCCGGCGGTGGCGGCGCGACCCTGCTCGACCTGGCGCTGGTCGCCGAGCAGCACGGTCGCTACGTCGCCCCCGCCCCCCTCGTCGAGGCGCAGGTCACCGCTCGATTGCTCGCCCGTCTCGGCGACGCAGCGGCTGACCTCGTCGAGGCGGTGCACAGTGGCCGGCTGATCAGTCTCGCGGTACGAGCGCCGCGACACGACCGCGCGGAGCTGGTGCCCGCCGGCGCCGTCGCGGATGCGGTCGTGGTCCGCCGCGGCGACGACCTGATCCTCGTCCCGACCGAGGGACGTGCCAGCGCGGTCGCCACTCTCGGTTGCCAACCGGTCGCCGACGTGACACTCGCCGCCGCCGATCGCGTCATCGCCTCCGGGGACGCAGCCGTCGCGGCGTACCAGGTCGCGCTGGACGAGTGGCGGGTACTCACCGCCGCCGCGCTGACCGGGCTGGCAGCACGTGCGCTCGAGATCGGCGTCGGCTACGTGCTCGAGCGCAAGGCGTTCGACCGCACGCTCGGCTCGTTCCAGGGCGTCGCACACCCGCTCGCCGACCGAGCCAGCGAGGTCGACGGCAGCGAGCTGCTGGTCCACCAGGCCGCGTGGGCGCAGGTCGAGGAGCCGCAGCGGTTCCCCAAGCTTGCCGCCATGGCGCTCGGGTTCGCCGCCGAGACCGCGCGGGACACGAGCTACTACGCGCTGCACTTCCACGGCGGATACGGCTTCATGCTCGAATACCCGATCCAGCTCTACTACCGTCGCGCGCGGAGTTGGGCGGCGGTCCTGGAAAGCCCGCAGGCGAGCTTCCGGCGGGTCGGCGACCTCCAGCTGGCGGCGGGCTGA
- a CDS encoding PaaI family thioesterase, with amino-acid sequence MTQPSVDPAEVGELWLEVENGSKPIREGSRQHILGQLGMYDVAADGCDLAMELPLRPQLANSRGGLQGGLLATLVDIVAGRAAIASLPPGYSAATSDMNLHFMSAVTVGPARAEATVLRQGKRMCVVRVEVYDGGRDDKWCATATTTFVVLELRDGQLDLRGPLPRRDAE; translated from the coding sequence ATGACGCAGCCCAGCGTCGATCCGGCGGAGGTCGGCGAGCTCTGGCTCGAAGTGGAGAACGGCAGCAAGCCGATCCGCGAGGGATCGCGGCAGCACATCCTCGGCCAGCTCGGAATGTACGACGTGGCGGCAGACGGCTGCGACCTGGCGATGGAGCTCCCGCTGCGCCCACAGCTGGCGAACAGCCGCGGCGGGCTGCAAGGTGGTCTGCTCGCGACGCTGGTCGACATCGTCGCCGGCCGTGCCGCCATCGCGTCGCTGCCACCCGGCTACAGTGCGGCGACCTCCGACATGAACCTGCACTTCATGTCTGCCGTGACGGTGGGGCCGGCACGCGCCGAGGCCACCGTGTTGCGGCAGGGCAAGCGGATGTGCGTCGTACGCGTGGAGGTGTACGACGGCGGGCGGGACGACAAGTGGTGCGCTACTGCGACGACGACGTTTGTCGTCCTCGAGCTGCGCGACGGTCAGCTCGACTTGCGCGGCCCGCTGCCTCGACGGGACGCGGAGTAG
- a CDS encoding ferredoxin, translated as MTRIVHDATLCEAHGVCTTIDPARFELDDDDYLTIHSYEVSEADRPAMEQAVIRCPRQALSLAE; from the coding sequence GTGACAAGGATCGTTCACGACGCGACGCTGTGCGAGGCGCACGGCGTCTGTACCACCATCGACCCGGCGCGCTTCGAGCTCGACGACGACGACTACCTGACGATCCACAGCTACGAGGTGTCCGAGGCCGACCGGCCCGCGATGGAGCAGGCGGTGATCCGGTGTCCTCGACAGGCGTTGAGCCTGGCGGAATGA